From one Cupriavidus sp. P-10 genomic stretch:
- a CDS encoding LysR substrate-binding domain-containing protein, whose translation MCGAMDKLRAMQTFVRIVDAGSLTAAAATLHTSLPAVVRTLAALESELQVRLLNRTTRRLSLTGEGRSYLDSCRRILATIDEVEAGLTASHVEPSGQLTLTAPVLFGQMYIAPAVTRFVQRYPRVRCRMEFTDRVVNLLEEELDVGVRIGPLADSTLVAQPVGHIRRVVVATPAYLRKHGMPRHPDDLARANCVRFTGNAAHWWTFQENGKPFQVQVTGNLEFNQTAPAVAACAEGAGFGNFLSYQVVELVQARKLRIVLETFEQPAWPLSLIYPHARLLPARTRAFIDWMRDDLSPRFR comes from the coding sequence ATGTGTGGCGCCATGGACAAGCTTCGAGCCATGCAGACCTTCGTGCGGATCGTCGACGCGGGCAGCCTGACGGCCGCCGCGGCGACGCTGCACACCTCCCTGCCCGCGGTGGTGCGCACACTGGCCGCGCTCGAATCCGAGCTGCAGGTGCGGCTGCTCAACCGCACCACGCGGCGGCTGTCGCTGACCGGCGAAGGGCGCAGCTACCTGGACAGCTGCCGCCGCATCCTGGCCACCATCGATGAAGTCGAGGCCGGCCTGACCGCCAGCCATGTCGAGCCCAGCGGCCAGCTCACATTGACCGCGCCAGTGCTGTTCGGCCAGATGTATATCGCGCCGGCGGTCACGCGCTTCGTGCAGCGCTATCCGCGCGTGCGCTGCCGCATGGAATTCACCGACCGCGTGGTGAACCTGCTGGAAGAAGAACTCGACGTGGGCGTACGCATCGGCCCGCTGGCGGATTCAACACTGGTGGCGCAGCCGGTCGGCCATATCCGCCGCGTGGTCGTGGCCACCCCCGCCTACCTGCGCAAGCATGGCATGCCGCGCCACCCCGACGACCTCGCGCGCGCCAATTGCGTGCGCTTCACCGGCAATGCCGCGCACTGGTGGACGTTCCAGGAAAACGGCAAGCCGTTCCAGGTGCAGGTGACGGGTAACCTCGAGTTCAACCAGACCGCGCCCGCCGTGGCCGCTTGCGCGGAGGGCGCCGGCTTTGGCAACTTTCTTTCGTACCAGGTGGTGGAGCTGGTCCAGGCGCGCAAGCTGCGCATCGTGCTGGAGACGTTCGAGCAGCCGGCCTGGCCGCTGTCGCTGATCTATCCCCATGCGCGCCTGCTGCCGGCGCGCACGCGCGCGTTTATCGACTGGATGCGCGACGACCTCAGTCCGCGCTTCCGCTGA
- a CDS encoding pyridoxamine 5'-phosphate oxidase family protein, with translation MELPVWPHAGLPFHSGELVAQERAGKRERMATAGGRVIRGEMPEQHRDFFAQLPFLLVGAVDAVGLPWASVLAGAPGFAHSPDSTHLRIDALPLPGDPLEHALEHGARIGLLGIELPTRRRNRMNGIVVALDQGGFTVEVEQSFGNCPRYIQLREATAAVPGTPMPASHGTTLDDEAAAWLRAADTLFIATSHAASAEEGEHTGGVDVSHRGGKPGFIRVDDGGTLTFPDFNGNNFFNTVGNLLANPRAGLVVPDLAEGALLHVGGHAEVIWDGAELAAFAGAERLVRLHVERVVRRPSVLPTRWQLREYSPGLAATGAWPAV, from the coding sequence ATGGAACTGCCCGTCTGGCCGCATGCCGGCCTGCCTTTCCACTCTGGGGAACTGGTCGCGCAGGAGCGCGCCGGCAAGCGCGAACGCATGGCGACGGCCGGCGGGCGGGTGATCCGCGGCGAGATGCCCGAACAGCATCGCGACTTCTTTGCCCAGTTGCCATTCCTGCTGGTCGGCGCGGTCGATGCCGTCGGCCTGCCGTGGGCATCGGTGCTCGCCGGCGCGCCCGGGTTTGCTCACAGCCCTGACTCCACGCACTTGCGCATCGATGCCCTGCCACTGCCCGGCGATCCGCTGGAACACGCTCTGGAACACGGCGCCCGCATCGGCTTGCTTGGCATCGAGCTCCCCACGCGCCGGCGCAACCGCATGAATGGCATCGTGGTCGCGCTTGACCAGGGCGGGTTCACGGTCGAGGTCGAGCAAAGCTTCGGGAACTGTCCGCGTTATATCCAGCTGCGCGAAGCCACCGCGGCCGTGCCGGGAACGCCCATGCCGGCCTCGCACGGCACGACGCTGGATGACGAGGCGGCAGCATGGCTGCGCGCGGCCGATACGCTTTTCATCGCCACCAGCCATGCCGCCTCGGCGGAGGAGGGCGAGCACACCGGCGGCGTCGATGTGTCGCATCGCGGCGGCAAGCCGGGCTTTATCCGCGTGGACGACGGTGGCACGCTGACCTTCCCGGATTTCAACGGCAACAACTTCTTCAATACTGTTGGCAACCTGCTGGCGAACCCGCGCGCCGGGCTGGTGGTTCCCGATCTTGCCGAAGGCGCACTGCTCCATGTCGGCGGGCATGCCGAAGTGATCTGGGATGGCGCCGAGCTGGCAGCGTTCGCCGGGGCGGAGCGGCTGGTGCGGCTGCATGTCGAGCGGGTGGTGCGGCGCCCGTCGGTGCTGCCGACGCGCTGGCAGTTGCGCGAATACTCGCCGGGGCTGGCTGCAACGGGAGCCTGGCCGGCGGTTTGA
- a CDS encoding histidine phosphatase family protein has protein sequence MATLFLVRHGQASFGAANYDCLSETGRQQARWLGEYFSERGVRFARVAAGSLVRQQDTAREILTAMGEPATQIATHVGLNEYDGEALYRCHTGGADHRAHQNGDYNDYWRTFRAAYHAWTQDGLADMTESWGDFGARISGALAQACEGTTREDAILVVSSGGAIGRATADLLGAPAASAIEMNLQFRNTAFCEIIVGRGVQRLLSFNNIPHLDRPERRSALTFA, from the coding sequence ATGGCCACGCTTTTCCTCGTCCGTCACGGACAAGCCTCGTTTGGCGCCGCCAACTACGATTGCCTGTCGGAGACCGGCCGCCAGCAGGCGCGCTGGCTGGGGGAGTACTTCAGCGAGCGCGGCGTCCGTTTCGCGCGCGTGGCGGCTGGCAGCCTGGTGCGCCAGCAAGACACTGCCCGTGAAATCCTGACGGCGATGGGCGAGCCGGCAACGCAGATCGCGACCCATGTGGGCCTGAACGAATACGACGGTGAGGCGCTATACCGCTGCCACACCGGCGGCGCCGACCACCGCGCCCACCAGAACGGCGACTACAACGACTACTGGCGCACGTTCCGCGCCGCCTACCACGCCTGGACCCAGGATGGCCTGGCCGACATGACCGAAAGCTGGGGAGATTTCGGCGCACGCATCTCCGGCGCACTGGCGCAGGCCTGCGAGGGCACCACACGTGAAGACGCCATCCTCGTGGTCAGTTCCGGCGGCGCCATCGGCCGCGCCACGGCCGACCTGCTCGGTGCCCCCGCGGCCAGCGCCATCGAAATGAACCTGCAGTTCCGCAATACCGCGTTTTGCGAAATCATCGTCGGCCGCGGCGTGCAGCGCTTGCTGAGCTTCAACAACATCCCGCACCTGGATCGGCCGGAACGCCGTAGCGCACTGACCTTTGCCTGA
- a CDS encoding TetR/AcrR family transcriptional regulator: MPATSSGLSATSSFPRIDTPSILQPPRQRRARETEQALLGAGRELLAKRDFAAVSVAQIAAACQVSVGAFYGRFRDKMAFFEALRALVMEETSASIERYLAQERWEDVPTSVLLDKAARFMVLGTLANRGVMRASLRHASTKPEEWQPHRQSGEAIVERMVQLLVPRLSLPADIAELRVRFAMQAVFSVLVNALLNDSGPLHLDDERMIPELSRMMAGYLGVTDNALA, translated from the coding sequence ATGCCAGCGACGTCGTCCGGCCTTTCGGCCACCTCCTCCTTTCCCCGTATCGATACGCCTTCGATCCTGCAGCCGCCACGGCAGCGGCGCGCGCGCGAAACCGAGCAGGCCCTGCTCGGCGCAGGCCGCGAATTGCTGGCGAAGCGCGATTTCGCCGCGGTTTCGGTGGCCCAGATCGCCGCTGCGTGCCAGGTGTCGGTCGGCGCCTTCTATGGCCGCTTCCGCGACAAGATGGCCTTTTTCGAGGCGTTGCGCGCGCTGGTAATGGAGGAAACGTCGGCATCGATCGAACGCTACCTCGCACAGGAGCGCTGGGAAGACGTGCCGACCTCCGTGCTGCTGGACAAGGCCGCGCGCTTCATGGTGCTGGGCACGCTGGCCAATCGCGGCGTGATGCGCGCTTCGCTGCGGCATGCGTCGACGAAGCCGGAAGAGTGGCAGCCCCACCGGCAGAGCGGCGAAGCGATCGTCGAGCGCATGGTGCAACTGCTGGTGCCACGGCTGTCGCTACCCGCGGATATCGCCGAGCTGCGCGTGCGCTTTGCCATGCAGGCCGTTTTCAGCGTGCTGGTCAATGCCCTGCTGAATGATTCCGGGCCGCTCCATCTCGACGATGAACGGATGATCCCCGAACTGAGCCGCATGATGGCGGGCTACCTCGGCGTCACTGACAACGCGCTGGCATGA
- a CDS encoding glutathione S-transferase family protein — protein sequence MQAASHPAEPRVPLVLYRSPLSGHAHRAELFLSLLGLPYRLVDVDLRGGEQHREPFLRLNPFGQVPVLDDNGVVLGDSNAILVYLASRYDDGRWLPRDPVGMARVQRWLSVAAGEIAFGPNAARLGVLFGRPVPLEDAIARAQRLFVLMESLLAEQPFLAAAHATLADVAAYSYIARAEEGNVPLAPYPALNAWLRRIEALPGFVPMIVSRPGRAA from the coding sequence ATGCAAGCCGCCAGCCATCCCGCCGAGCCCCGCGTTCCGCTCGTCCTTTACCGCTCGCCGCTGTCGGGCCACGCCCATCGCGCCGAGTTGTTTCTGTCGCTGCTGGGATTGCCGTACCGGCTGGTCGACGTCGACCTGCGCGGCGGCGAACAGCATCGCGAACCGTTCCTGCGGCTCAACCCCTTCGGCCAGGTGCCGGTGCTGGACGACAACGGCGTGGTGCTGGGCGATTCCAACGCGATCCTGGTCTACCTGGCCTCGCGCTACGACGATGGCCGCTGGCTGCCGCGCGACCCGGTCGGGATGGCGCGGGTGCAGCGATGGCTGTCGGTGGCCGCTGGTGAAATCGCCTTCGGTCCCAATGCTGCGCGCCTGGGCGTGCTGTTCGGCCGGCCGGTGCCACTGGAGGACGCCATCGCCCGCGCGCAGCGGTTGTTCGTGCTGATGGAATCCCTGCTGGCCGAGCAGCCGTTCCTGGCCGCGGCCCATGCCACGCTCGCCGACGTCGCCGCCTACAGCTACATCGCCCGCGCCGAAGAAGGCAACGTGCCGCTGGCGCCGTACCCAGCGCTGAATGCGTGGCTACGCCGCATCGAAGCGCTGCCCGGCTTCGTGCCGATGATCGTATCCCGGCCCGGCCGGGCTGCCTGA